In Thermococcus thioreducens, a genomic segment contains:
- a CDS encoding RNA ligase: protein MVSSSFRATLLKLGVPEDRLAVLEGKGGVVEGEFEGIRYVRFRDSAKGFRRGTVVFENGDVVLGFPHIKRVVQLGRGIKRVFKNRPFYVEEKVDGYNVRVVKVKDRVLALTRGGFICPFTTERILDFINDEFFKDYPNLVLAGEMAGPESPYIVEGPPYVKEDIEFFLFDIQEKGTGRSLPVEERYKLAEEYGIEQVERFGLFNRSRIDELYDLIERLSREKREGVVMKTPDMKRIAKYVTPYANINDIKIGSHIFFDLPHGYFMGRIKRLAFYLAEKHLRGEEFDEYAKALGKALLRPFVESIHEVANGGEVEEVFTVRVKSISTAHKMVTHFERLGVKIHIEDIEDLGNGYWRITFKRVYPDATREIRELWNGRAFVD from the coding sequence ATGGTAAGCTCAAGCTTTAGGGCAACCCTTCTCAAGCTCGGCGTTCCCGAGGACAGGCTGGCGGTTCTTGAGGGCAAGGGTGGAGTTGTGGAGGGGGAATTCGAAGGCATAAGATACGTCCGCTTCCGGGACTCCGCCAAGGGCTTCCGGCGCGGGACGGTCGTCTTTGAGAACGGCGACGTTGTTCTGGGCTTCCCCCACATAAAGCGCGTCGTCCAGCTGGGTAGGGGGATAAAGAGGGTCTTTAAGAACAGACCCTTCTACGTCGAGGAGAAGGTGGACGGCTACAACGTCCGCGTCGTGAAGGTGAAGGACAGAGTTCTCGCTCTAACGAGGGGCGGATTTATCTGTCCCTTCACGACGGAGAGGATACTGGACTTCATAAACGATGAGTTCTTCAAAGATTACCCAAACCTTGTCCTGGCCGGCGAGATGGCCGGGCCGGAGAGTCCGTACATTGTCGAAGGGCCTCCCTACGTGAAGGAGGACATAGAGTTCTTCCTCTTTGACATCCAGGAGAAGGGAACCGGGCGAAGCCTTCCGGTGGAGGAAAGATATAAACTTGCCGAGGAGTACGGGATCGAACAGGTGGAGAGATTCGGTCTCTTCAACCGCTCTCGTATAGATGAACTTTATGACCTCATCGAACGGCTCAGCAGGGAGAAGCGCGAGGGAGTAGTGATGAAAACGCCCGACATGAAGAGAATCGCGAAATACGTTACTCCCTACGCCAACATCAACGACATTAAGATAGGCTCTCACATATTCTTCGACCTGCCCCATGGCTACTTCATGGGGCGGATTAAGCGCCTCGCCTTCTACCTAGCCGAAAAGCACCTCAGGGGCGAGGAGTTCGATGAGTACGCGAAGGCCCTCGGAAAGGCCCTCCTCCGGCCTTTCGTTGAGAGCATCCACGAGGTCGCCAACGGCGGCGAGGTCGAGGAGGTCTTTACGGTGAGGGTGAAGAGCATAAGCACCGCCCATAAAATGGTGACCCACTTCGAGAGGCTCGGCGTGAAGATCCACATCGAGGACATAGAGGATCTGGGCAACGGCTACTGGAGGATAACATTCAAGAGGGTCTATCCGGACGCCACGCGGGAGATAAGGGAGCTGTGGAACGGCAGGGCGTTTGTGGATTGA